The genomic interval GGGCGCGTTGCTGTCGACGTTGAAGCGGACCTTGTTGTATTCCGCGCCGACCACGGTCTTGCTGGCCAGGCCGAACAGCCTGTGGTCAAAGGTGAAGGTCTGGCGGTCGCCGAACTGTTCCTGGTTGTGCTTGATCTCCAGGTAGCTGCCGCGCTGCAATTGCTGGCGCTCGGCGTCCCAGCTGTAGTCTTCGGCATTGCGCCAGTGGCGGCGGCTTTTGATGTAGTACAGCTGGTTGCTGGCGCTGACGTGGTCGTTCAGCGTCCAGTCCGTGGTCAGCCGGGTCCACTCATCGACGTAGTGCTGCACGTCGTTCTGCACGTTGTAGTTTTTCTTGCGCAGGCTGCTGCGGTAGTGGCCGTCGATCAGCGGGGTGCCGTAGTAGTTGGCAGGCTCTGCATCACCACGGTCGTGGGCAAGGGTGAAACTGAGGTCGTCACTGGCATCGAAACGCAGCGCGGCACTCAGGGCCAGGCTGCGCGATGTGGTGCGGTCGACCCAGCCGTTGCCGGCCTGCTGGTTAAGGGTCAGGCGATAGCTAAGGCGCTCGCTGAGGCTGCCGCCGCTGTCCAGGCCGAGCTGCTGGCGGTCCCACGAGCCGTAGCCCAGGCGCAGGTGGTTGCGCACCTCGCCGGCAATCGGTTTTTTCGGGATCACGTTGATCACCGCGCCGGTGGCGCCTTCGCCATGCAGAACCGAAGCCGGGCCGCGAATGACATCGATACGCTCGACCATCCACGGGTCGACCGGGAACGTCTGGGTGCCGGCACCGGTGTACAGGCGTGCGTCGTCGAACAGGGTCATCACCGAACTGTGACCGGCAAAGCCGCGGGCGGACAGGCCTGTGCCACCGTCGCCGGGGGAGCCGACGAAGGTGATGCCCGGCGACCGCGTCACCGCATCCTGCACGGTGAGGTTGTTGCGCTGCTGAATCTGCTCGGCGCTGATGCTGCTGGTGCTGGCCGGTGTTTCCAGGGCACTGAGGCCGAGGCGCGAGCCTGCCTGGGTCGGCGTGGCCAGGTCGAGGGTGCGGCTGTCGAGGGTGTCGGTGATGGCCGTGGAAGGCAAGGCCAAGGGCTGCTGGTCATGGCCATCGGCCAGGGCCGGGAGGGCGACGGCCAGGCAGGCCGCCAGGGGGTGAAGCTTGAACATACGGGACATGTCGTTCCACTGCTGCAGGAATGAATGGATCCCGGTGGAAAACACGCAAAGGCGAACCATGCAGGCAGGCGCGCGCACGGATTCCGGCCTGCGCCCGCCCACCGCGGGTTGCCAAGTGAAGCTCCAGGCCGGTCTCCGGGCTTGCGAGGGGCATGAAACCTTCACCTTCCCATGCACGTGCACAGTGGTATCTCGAAGGGTTCACTCGCTTACCGTTGCGGGGGCAGCGCCGGACTTGTCATGGGTAACATGACGCACCGGCTTCCCGTTTCACCCTGCGCGCGGCGGCGAAGGGCACCTGAAACTGGCGCGCATCTGACCACTGAAAGGCTAAGGCGTCAAATGTTGGCGTGCCATGAATACGCCGATAAAACACAGGGTTGCGTGTTTTTACTGATTTTTTTTCGAACTTTTCGTGTGGCGTTTGTCTCGAACCGCACGTTCGTCTTTCGTTACCAAGTCATGGAGACTTTACGCATGCCTGCTCGTCATCTGTTGCGCCACACCTGCCTGCTCGCCTTGATCGCCGCACCGCTGGCCGCCACCGCCGCACCCAGCACCGACCCGCTGTTCACCATCGGTCTGCAGGGCGCCTACGACAAGTTCAAGTTCGAAGGTGGCAGTGAAAACGACAAGGAACACATGGGCCAGGGCGGTGTGTTCGCCACCTTCGGCAACAAGCTGACAGCCGAATCCGGTTTCATCTACCAAATCGGCGCCGAAGCCAAATACGGCAAGAAGAACGACAACAAGCTCAAGGAGGCCCAGGCTGACCTGGACCTTGGCTGGCGTGCGGCGCTGGACGCTCGCAACTTCGTCGATGTGACCGTGGGCGGCGGCTACAGCTGGTCGCGCTTCGAGCCGGAAATCAACGACCTTGATACCAAGCTCACCGTGAAGTCGCCCTTTGCCAAGGCGGCGCTGGGCTACAACCACCAGTTCGACGCCTCGACCCTGCGGGTGGAAGTGGGCGCGCGCCACACCCTGGACGGCCGTGCGCGGCTGAAAGTGGACGACTTTGGCAGCGACACGGTCGACCTCAAAGACCGCACCAACCCGTACGCTGAAGTGACGTTGCTGATGAACCAGCAGGGCGCTTTGCCGGTGCAGGCCGGGGTGTACTACACCCGCACCGAATACAAGCTGGACGAAGATTCGCCAGTGGCAGACAACACCAAGCTCAAGCGTGACGAGTTTGGTGTAAAGGTGGGCTTGGCGTTCTGAAGCTGAGCGTTTAGCAGGCCCGGCCTCTTCGCGGGTGAACCCGCTCCCACAAGGACCGCACAGCCTTTAGGTGCTGCGCAGTACTTGTGGGAGCGGGCAAGCCCGCGAAGGGGCCGAACCTGCAAGAGAGGTCAGCGCCCGCGACGCCGCGACACCCGTGCCTCGATGTTCTTGCGCCCGATCAGCAGCGGTGGTTTCTCCACCACCGGCTCCTCTGCCAGCCACTTGTACATCACCAGGCAGTCCACCAGCCCCAGGCGGGCATGGCGATAAGCCTTGGGCAAGCGGCCGACTGTTTCAAATCCCAGCCTGTGCCACAGTGCCACCGCAACTTCATTGCTGGCCACTACCGAGTTGAACTGCAGGGCCAGAAAGCCCTCCTGGCGCGCCAGCTTCTGCGAGTGCTCGCACATCAGGCGTGCCACACCTCGGCCGCGTGCCTGTTCGCACACCATATAGCCGCAATTGCCCACGTGCGCGCCAGGCCCGGCGGCATTGGCCTTAAGATAATAAGAACCCAGCAGCTCGCCATCTTCTTCGGCCAGCAGCGTGTGTTGCGGCAGCTCAAGCCACAGCTGGCGGGCCTGATCGATGCTCAGCTCGGGGTCAAAGGCGTAGGTTTCACGGGCCTGGACAATGGCCTGGAAGGTGGGCCAGAAGCGCTCGAAGTCTTCGGCTGTCATAGGGCGAACGTGGATCATGCGGGCTCCTGCAAGGGCTGGGCCGCCAAGTCTGTGGGGCGCGGCGCCGTCGCGCAAGGGCGGCGACGCCGTTTGGGCCTAGCCGTTGGCCTTGCCCACCGCATCCATGGCTCGCGCCGAGTACACCAGCGCAGCACCGGCGTTCATCGCCACGGCCACGCCGAGGGCTTCGGCAATTTCCTCGCGGCTGGCCCCGTGCTTGACCGCCTGCTGCGAATGCACGGCGATGCAGCCGTCGCAACGGGTGGTCACGGCCACGGCCAGTGAGATCAACTCACGCGTCTTGGCGTCGAGGTGGTTGGTCTTGGCTCCCGCACCGCTGGCGGTCATGTAACCGGCCACGGTGTCGGGGGAGAGTTGCTTGAGATCGCCGATGCCGGCCATCAACTGCTTACGGTAGGCGTCCCAGTCCATCATGCTCATCGTCTTCACCTTGTGGTGGTTGCGAGTGGAGCTTTCAGGCTAGTCGAAGAGTGACACCTGCGAGGCTTGTACTTTGGTGGGTGTGCAGCAGCACTTGTGGGCGCGTTGAGCCTT from Pseudomonas fortuita carries:
- a CDS encoding TonB-dependent receptor, encoding MSRMFKLHPLAACLAVALPALADGHDQQPLALPSTAITDTLDSRTLDLATPTQAGSRLGLSALETPASTSSISAEQIQQRNNLTVQDAVTRSPGITFVGSPGDGGTGLSARGFAGHSSVMTLFDDARLYTGAGTQTFPVDPWMVERIDVIRGPASVLHGEGATGAVINVIPKKPIAGEVRNHLRLGYGSWDRQQLGLDSGGSLSERLSYRLTLNQQAGNGWVDRTTSRSLALSAALRFDASDDLSFTLAHDRGDAEPANYYGTPLIDGHYRSSLRKKNYNVQNDVQHYVDEWTRLTTDWTLNDHVSASNQLYYIKSRRHWRNAEDYSWDAERQQLQRGSYLEIKHNQEQFGDRQTFTFDHRLFGLASKTVVGAEYNKVRFNVDSNAPYNDVGGDYIDPWQPEPGGFHSASPLRPQTLSSTHTFALFAGNRLQLSDRLSLVTGVRRDQNHIDRTNLTNDSRSDRNLQGGNWRAGLVFAVTDDLALFGQYSTSQEGVNNLISLSPTQMHYDLTEAKQTEVGLKQRFWDGRGEWTLAAYHIVKKKLLVDDPITHEKQQAGQQTSDGLEATLELALAHQWQVSANASLVRARYDDFDEMVGGVAQDRAGNRPANVPRRTANLWLSKGFGQQVEAGMGVRYVDERYADTANSQRAPSYAVVDANIAWQVLPDVKLGLQLNNLSDREYVQSAFSGQQWLMGMPRSYFATVDYTF
- a CDS encoding GNAT family N-acetyltransferase, whose translation is MIHVRPMTAEDFERFWPTFQAIVQARETYAFDPELSIDQARQLWLELPQHTLLAEEDGELLGSYYLKANAAGPGAHVGNCGYMVCEQARGRGVARLMCEHSQKLARQEGFLALQFNSVVASNEVAVALWHRLGFETVGRLPKAYRHARLGLVDCLVMYKWLAEEPVVEKPPLLIGRKNIEARVSRRRGR
- a CDS encoding outer membrane beta-barrel protein → MPARHLLRHTCLLALIAAPLAATAAPSTDPLFTIGLQGAYDKFKFEGGSENDKEHMGQGGVFATFGNKLTAESGFIYQIGAEAKYGKKNDNKLKEAQADLDLGWRAALDARNFVDVTVGGGYSWSRFEPEINDLDTKLTVKSPFAKAALGYNHQFDASTLRVEVGARHTLDGRARLKVDDFGSDTVDLKDRTNPYAEVTLLMNQQGALPVQAGVYYTRTEYKLDEDSPVADNTKLKRDEFGVKVGLAF
- a CDS encoding carboxymuconolactone decarboxylase family protein: MSMMDWDAYRKQLMAGIGDLKQLSPDTVAGYMTASGAGAKTNHLDAKTRELISLAVAVTTRCDGCIAVHSQQAVKHGASREEIAEALGVAVAMNAGAALVYSARAMDAVGKANG